CGGGCGATCGCCGAAGCGGGCGCGTCGGCATTCAACGTGGTATCCCAGTTCACGAAATCCGGCCAGATGGTCATCAGTTCGCGGGCACCGAAGTTCTCGCGGTAGGCGATGGCGTCGGAGACGGTTTCGCAATCCCAGGCGCTGGCGTAAGCGAAGCCACGCAGCTTCTGTGCGGTGAGGACCAATTCAGTGGCCACCGCCAGCGAGTCGAGACCAGGTACGCCGAGGATGCGTGGCCGCACGCCCAACTGCGCCTCGGCCGCCAGCAGAGCCTTGAGCCCGGTGTACTGGCCACCGGCGGTCACACCGCCGATGACGTTGGTGGTGGTCTCGGCCGCATCCTGCCCTTGGGCGACGCGAACGACGACGGTGATCGGGCTGGATTGGTCAGCGATGGCGTCCAGGCTTTTGGCCAGCGTGCCTTGTACACCAGCCTTACCACTGGCGGTAAGCACGTCGGTCAGCAGAACCGGGCGATTGAGCGGAAACGCGATTGGATCGGCATCTTCGGCGGTGCAAACCATGCCGACAACGGCGGTTGCGACGGTGCGGATCGGGCGGGTGCCTTCGTTGATTTCGACAACTCGGACGCCGTGGTGATAATCAGTTGGCATGCGGAATTCCTGCGCGTTGGTGGCGATGAAGAGCAGGGTGACGCGCGCGCGATGCAGCGGCGAGCATCTGGGGTTGTAGGAACGACTGGCACAACAAGCACACAGCGGTATCGACGTAAGTCGACACATGGGCAATGTAGGGATGGAAACCGAAGGCATCCCTAGAGGAGAAAAAGCCCCACATGAGCGAGGCTTTGAAGGGAGTTGCGTTGCGCGTAGGAGTAAAGAGTCCGGCACGCCAGTGCGGGCGTTTAGTCGGCTAGTGCTTCATCTGGAGATAGCGGCCAGTCGATATCGGTCGGGAACGTTGCCTGCTCCTCAATCCGGTTAAGGTCGATTCGGTAACCTTTCCACAGCACCAGGCGGGCCGCTTCGTCAGCGGAGGCCTGATCGGTGTCGATGGCGTCCTGAAGCGGCCCCATGCGATTAGCGGCGACGGCCAATAGCTTGTCGCGCTGCACCTTCGCTAGCTTGGCTACCTCTTCGACAGAAGGCGGCAGCGGTAGCGTTTCTGCCGGCTTCACGTCAGTAAGCACCTCCCCCAGCAACAGGTCGCTTTCGCCATTGACCGACCGCCAGCCCTGCCCATCTATACGTACGGCAAAATTCATACATCATCCTCATAACCATGAATGACAACAGCCCCGGCTGCGGTCTGCGAGACTACAAAAACACTCATGCTTTCGAGCATGATGTCGGCCGACATGACGTCAGGCGCGGCACCTGTGCCGCCGGCCAGCGTGGTGGAAATCGGTGGCGGCACTTGAGTCCTTGAGCCCAGATAAGCCGCATTCGGCGCAATGCAGACGTTCGACTGCGCGGTGCCGTTGTAGCTGGCAATGGCCGTGAACGATGCGGATACCGCCGTGATGGGCACGAAGTTGACCAGCGACGCTTCCGCCCAAACCGGTGCGGTGGCGCTCCAGGTGCCGACAATGCCGCCGGTCACACTGCGCGACGACACCACGTTTGTGCCGGGCGCGATCAACCATTTCACCTGGCGCCCACGCTGCCGGTAGCGCAGCGGGTATTTGTTAGTGGCATCGGTGAAAAACGCGGTGACACGTACAGCGGTGTACCCAGCGGGCAACACCGGCTCATACATGAACAGTAAGGCGGCCGCTGCTGACGTCGTAATCGCGGGCTGGCTGGCCGTGATTTGGCTGGGTGAATCCACCGAACTAATCACAGTGCCCGGCGGGAACGCCGCGCCGCCGAATGGCATGCCCGCGCGCATGGAAGCAGTGTTGGCAATGCCGGTCACCACAGGCGAGCCGGCCGTCGTCGCGCAGATTACAGACGGCATGGCCACCGCAATTCCCGCACGAACTGCACCATTGGTAGCCACCCAACCGCTGTACCAGCTGGATGCCGCAAGGACGCCAGAGTCCAGGCCACCAAGTCCAACGGTCGCGAGATTGATGCCAACGTCCACATTGTCCAGGGCCAGCGCCGGTCCGCCGCTACCCACAATCAAACGCCGTGCCTTGATCGCCAGTTGCGCAGCGGTGCCTGTAGCAGAAACAAACAAGCCCTTATGCCGGGAAACCGCCAAATTCCGAAGCGTCTGGACTTCGGCCGCCAACGCAGAAATATCAATGGTCCCCTGATTGACCGGAGTGTTCCAGGCCTTGATGCACCACATAACCGCCAAGTTGCGCGGGCGGGTTTCAGTGCCGCCTACAGATGATGTGTCGTAGTTGATTGACGCACTTGGGTTCACACCAATAACACCGGTCGAGCTCAGACCGTAGGTAGCGTTGTGCGTGTTGCCGTACTTGTGCGTGTGCGCTTTCAGATCATCGGCTTGGAAACTGCCGATTGCTCGGCCAGCATCCACCCCGCGCCCATGGTCCCAACCACGCAGGAACTCTCCGCGCGATTCGGGCAGCCGGAAATTCCCTGCGCCTTCGTTACCCTGGTTGAAGGCCGTGCCAAGGAATGCGGCCAGGTCAGGATAGGTCGCAATGCTTTGCACACTCCCGTCAATCTCCAGAAACCCGGGAGCGATCTTGTTCACTGGGAAACCGACCATGGTGCCGACCGGCAATGCCGAGGCCTGGGCGATCATCGCCGCGACTTCTGTCTTGGTATAGGCATCCACAATCCCGTTGCCAGCCAGGGTTGTGGGGTTGGTGGCACCGATCACGCGGCCGTTCTTGTCGACGCTCACGCTCCGGTAGGTACCGGCGGTGATGCCGGTGCGACCGACGATCATTTCAAAGCTCAGTGCCGTGATTCCCAGGACAATGGGTGAGTCCGTTGTGAGCTGCCAGATACTGTCGCTGCTGGCTGTACCTTGTTCAACGTGAACAAAGAGGCCAGGAGTTATTTCAGTGCTCGCATCTGCATCCTCGCTACGCGACCATGCCCCCGCAGCTGCCACGTAGAGGCCATTGTCTTTGCCTGCAGCCTGATCCTTGACCAACACCCGCTTTCCAGCCGTTACGGCTATTCCGTCGATGCTCTGCAGCCCGTTCAGTGCAATAGGGCCCGTTGTGGCTACCAGTACCGAATGCTTGAAATCCTGCTTGTTCAGCTCTTCGAGGACCTTTGAATCCACATATGCCCGGGTCGCCAGTACCACGCTCGGATCGATCTTGAGTTCGACACTGCTGCTGTTGCTGACGATGAGGTTCATGCGAACGACTTGCGTACGCCCTGATCCCTGGGTGAGCAGCGGCTTGAAGGATGGCGCGCAGTTGGCAATTGCCACTAGGTCGTTGTCCGCATCGTACAAGCCGATTTCGCGGATCCACCAGCCACCGACCTCAGCTGGAATAACCTGCTCGGCAATGATGACGGCGGTGTTGGCTGGGTCGACCTTGAGCTGGTTCAACGGAGCACGGCGGCGCTCATTGATCAACGCTGTTTGTGTTGCTGCAGGGATTGGGTCCGCACCATTGGCGTCCCCCACGCCCATCTGTGTGATCTTCCAAGGGATGCCCAAGGCATCAGCGTTCGCCTGTTTGGCGGCACCGATGTTGGTCAGAATGGCGAAGAACTGCGAGTTCTGGTCGATCATGGGTAAATTTCCAGGGTGTCGATTGTGTGGTCACGCCCACCACGGCCAATAATCCCCGAGACTTCAATGTCTCGCGGCACCGGCGGGTAAACGTCGATTTCGTCGCCTTCATGCACCGCTGCGGCAAGGTGAAAGCCGCCCGACGATTCCAGGCTGATGGCTAAACCTGTCAGGTGACGGCTGACTGGTTTGGCGTCATCGATCAGCCGCTCCAGCTCCTGATACATTTCTTCAGTGATGCCCGTGTCCAGCACGCCGACTTTCAGCGCGAATGTGCCTGGTACGCCGGTTGGCACGGTCTGCCACCATTCCAGGACGTCGATCAAATAACCGAGGGGCTCGACCACGCGCCTCAGCGCGCCGATCGTTCCTTTGCGGGAATGGATGAAGTACGAACCTTTGATGACCTGGCGTTTGGTTGACTCCGACCAGGTGCTGTCCCAGCGGTCGACGGAGAATGCCCACGCGAGGTAGGGCAGAAGCTGCACCGGGCATCGATCGGGGTTCAGCAAATCCCTGATCGGAACAGGAACGCGCTCGAGCTGAGCGAGGGCTTCAGCCGCAAGCCGCTCAAGCTGTTTAGCGTTCGGTGGCAATAGCCCCGTCATGACAGCGCACCAATGGCTACGGTGTATCCGGTGCAAAACGCCGCTTCGGCCTCGCTTGGCGATATATCGGTCCAGTTGTGAAGCGTCACCTTGCGCACACCCTCGACGTGCAGCGCGGCATGAACGGCTGATTCAGAGATCTCAACGCCCAGGCGCCGCCGCTGAGTGATCAACTTGAGCAGGCGTGCTTGCGCCGCTTCGCGGATGGGCTCTGCTTCGGGTCCGGTCGTGGCGAGATAGAGCACCGCGTCGACTTGGTAAGGCAGCACAGTCGCTGGCTGCACCGTCAGCCGATCGGCAACCGGGCGACGATCATCGTCGCTGAGGTATCGGCTGACGATATCCAGCAATGCCTGGTCGACGCTTCCGTCTCCGACCAAACCTTGAACAGTGACGACGACTTCTGCTGGCGACGGGCTTTCAGCCGTTGCATCGGCGACGCGGCCGTCAGCGCTGCGCGCGTGCAGGATGTAACTGTTACGGGGCCCTGCGGTGGATAGCCCCTCCCATGCCATCTGCGCGCGCTCGCGCAGCGAGTCGTCCGACTCCATGACCGTAACGATGGGCGGGACGGCCGAGCTATTGCCCGGGGTCACGACCAAGCGTTCGACGTTAACGTTGCCGGCGAGCTGCTCGAGGTCTTTGCCTTTGGCCTTTGCCAGCATGTTGGCCAGGGACGCTTCGTTCACACGTTGGCGCAGCAGCATCTCGCGATAGGCATTCTCCTGCAGGAGCTTGGTCAGAGGTTCCGATTCGACTGCCAATGTCGCGGCGACTTCGGTTTGCTGCTCGACTGGCCAGAGGCTGACTGCGTAGGCCTTGCGTTCGGCGAGGATCTGCTCGTAGTCGATCTGCTCGACGACGTCAGGGTCCGGCAACTGAGCCAGGTCGATGGGGGTAAAGGTTTTCATGCTGTTGCTCCCAGGCTTAAAGGCACGCTCAGGCTCAATGGCTCGTTGGTGTCCACCAGGCTGCCCTCGATGTCGAGGATTGCCTGGCCCGCGACATCACCCAATGTCAGCTGGACGCGACTCAGGCGAATCCGCGGCTCCCA
This DNA window, taken from Pseudomonas fluorescens NCIMB 11764, encodes the following:
- a CDS encoding baseplate J/gp47 family protein, yielding MKTFTPIDLAQLPDPDVVEQIDYEQILAERKAYAVSLWPVEQQTEVAATLAVESEPLTKLLQENAYREMLLRQRVNEASLANMLAKAKGKDLEQLAGNVNVERLVVTPGNSSAVPPIVTVMESDDSLRERAQMAWEGLSTAGPRNSYILHARSADGRVADATAESPSPAEVVVTVQGLVGDGSVDQALLDIVSRYLSDDDRRPVADRLTVQPATVLPYQVDAVLYLATTGPEAEPIREAAQARLLKLITQRRRLGVEISESAVHAALHVEGVRKVTLHNWTDISPSEAEAAFCTGYTVAIGALS
- a CDS encoding phage tail sheath protein, with translation MPTDYHHGVRVVEINEGTRPIRTVATAVVGMVCTAEDADPIAFPLNRPVLLTDVLTASGKAGVQGTLAKSLDAIADQSSPITVVVRVAQGQDAAETTTNVIGGVTAGGQYTGLKALLAAEAQLGVRPRILGVPGLDSLAVATELVLTAQKLRGFAYASAWDCETVSDAIAYRENFGARELMTIWPDFVNWDTTLNADAPASAIARALGLRAKLDEQVGWHKTLSNVAVNGVSGLSRDIYWDLQNPATDAGLLNAADVTTLIRREGFRFWGSRTCSDDPLFAFENYTRTAQVLADTMAEGQFWAVDKPMHASLVRDIVEGINAKFRELVRLGYLIGGECWYDEAVNDKDTLKAGKLYLDYDYTPVPPLENLNLRQRITDRYLVDFASRVNA
- a CDS encoding phage tail protein I codes for the protein MTGLLPPNAKQLERLAAEALAQLERVPVPIRDLLNPDRCPVQLLPYLAWAFSVDRWDSTWSESTKRQVIKGSYFIHSRKGTIGALRRVVEPLGYLIDVLEWWQTVPTGVPGTFALKVGVLDTGITEEMYQELERLIDDAKPVSRHLTGLAISLESSGGFHLAAAVHEGDEIDVYPPVPRDIEVSGIIGRGGRDHTIDTLEIYP
- a CDS encoding phage tail protein, which codes for MIDQNSQFFAILTNIGAAKQANADALGIPWKITQMGVGDANGADPIPAATQTALINERRRAPLNQLKVDPANTAVIIAEQVIPAEVGGWWIREIGLYDADNDLVAIANCAPSFKPLLTQGSGRTQVVRMNLIVSNSSSVELKIDPSVVLATRAYVDSKVLEELNKQDFKHSVLVATTGPIALNGLQSIDGIAVTAGKRVLVKDQAAGKDNGLYVAAAGAWSRSEDADASTEITPGLFVHVEQGTASSDSIWQLTTDSPIVLGITALSFEMIVGRTGITAGTYRSVSVDKNGRVIGATNPTTLAGNGIVDAYTKTEVAAMIAQASALPVGTMVGFPVNKIAPGFLEIDGSVQSIATYPDLAAFLGTAFNQGNEGAGNFRLPESRGEFLRGWDHGRGVDAGRAIGSFQADDLKAHTHKYGNTHNATYGLSSTGVIGVNPSASINYDTSSVGGTETRPRNLAVMWCIKAWNTPVNQGTIDISALAAEVQTLRNLAVSRHKGLFVSATGTAAQLAIKARRLIVGSGGPALALDNVDVGINLATVGLGGLDSGVLAASSWYSGWVATNGAVRAGIAVAMPSVICATTAGSPVVTGIANTASMRAGMPFGGAAFPPGTVISSVDSPSQITASQPAITTSAAAALLFMYEPVLPAGYTAVRVTAFFTDATNKYPLRYRQRGRQVKWLIAPGTNVVSSRSVTGGIVGTWSATAPVWAEASLVNFVPITAVSASFTAIASYNGTAQSNVCIAPNAAYLGSRTQVPPPISTTLAGGTGAAPDVMSADIMLESMSVFVVSQTAAGAVVIHGYEDDV
- a CDS encoding tail fiber assembly protein; amino-acid sequence: MNFAVRIDGQGWRSVNGESDLLLGEVLTDVKPAETLPLPPSVEEVAKLAKVQRDKLLAVAANRMGPLQDAIDTDQASADEAARLVLWKGYRIDLNRIEEQATFPTDIDWPLSPDEALAD